Proteins co-encoded in one Metabacillus sp. KUDC1714 genomic window:
- a CDS encoding phenylacetate--CoA ligase family protein, with product MEMTKFKIRPRKMTTLVEGHQSHLEELIPFFEQLDNQQQTIETLPREVIDSFHVKAINLTLNHAWNKNDFYREKMQQAGMVTPHINDLSELANVPFLKKAEIAGDRTKLLCCPTSEIGQVHSTSGTTGKPMYLSYTLADQFKYDVIPKYPVLFPDSDEDVVAVALPYEVAQPGLGFQRVYQFVFGATVISIGKGGYMAPVEKSLELMKEYQTTILATTPSYAALLAEESEKLGYKLGQDIKLRRLILTGEGCSPQFRTRLEELYGCQATFFYGSTECGMIGVECSEQHGYHVVPGHVKVEIINPLTEDVLEYGEIGEIVVTTLMREGMPIIRYRTGDMGYLMKSSCGNEITSDILHLRGRKENQIRLYGEDYSPFLLENILLEIPEVGMWFKFIVSNEELTVEVEPFKTELTDEQLIDKVTSHLYNTLEFNCKVIINHHIERTFEKAKRVFFE from the coding sequence CTTTGCCGCGTGAGGTAATTGATTCATTTCATGTAAAAGCAATTAATTTAACGCTGAACCATGCTTGGAACAAGAATGACTTTTATAGAGAAAAAATGCAGCAAGCTGGAATGGTTACTCCTCATATAAATGATTTATCAGAATTAGCAAATGTACCTTTTTTAAAGAAGGCGGAAATTGCAGGTGACCGGACGAAGCTACTTTGCTGTCCCACTAGTGAGATTGGACAAGTCCACTCGACTTCAGGGACGACAGGGAAACCGATGTACTTATCCTATACTTTAGCAGATCAATTTAAATATGATGTGATACCGAAGTATCCTGTCTTATTTCCAGATAGTGATGAAGATGTTGTAGCTGTTGCTTTGCCATATGAGGTGGCCCAGCCAGGATTAGGATTTCAGCGCGTCTATCAATTTGTATTTGGAGCGACGGTTATATCGATTGGAAAAGGTGGCTACATGGCCCCAGTAGAAAAATCTTTAGAACTAATGAAAGAATATCAAACGACTATTTTAGCAACAACACCATCATATGCGGCCTTACTTGCAGAAGAGAGTGAAAAATTAGGTTATAAATTAGGACAGGATATAAAATTGCGTCGTTTGATTTTAACAGGCGAAGGGTGTTCCCCACAATTTAGAACTCGTCTTGAAGAGCTTTATGGTTGCCAAGCCACCTTCTTCTATGGTTCTACAGAATGCGGGATGATTGGTGTCGAGTGCTCAGAACAACATGGTTACCATGTAGTACCTGGTCATGTGAAAGTAGAAATCATTAATCCACTGACAGAAGACGTTTTAGAATATGGTGAAATTGGTGAGATTGTTGTTACCACACTTATGAGAGAAGGAATGCCGATCATTCGTTACAGAACAGGCGATATGGGCTACCTAATGAAATCCTCGTGTGGAAATGAGATAACTTCAGATATTCTCCATTTACGCGGTAGAAAAGAAAATCAAATTCGCCTTTATGGTGAGGACTATTCACCATTTTTATTAGAAAATATTCTGTTAGAAATACCTGAAGTAGGCATGTGGTTCAAGTTCATCGTATCCAATGAAGAGTTAACAGTTGAAGTTGAACCGTTCAAAACTGAACTTACAGATGAACAATTAATAGATAAAGTGACTTCACATCTTTACAACACTCTTGAATTTAATTGCAAGGTTATCATCAATCATCATATCGAGCGTACGTTTGAAAAAGCAAAAAGAGTCTTTTTTGAATAA
- a CDS encoding amidohydrolase family protein, with the protein MIIDSHAHISKRTAAKPEILIQDMDLAGIDKAVLVPGGMLDIRKMSEYTTLRERPEPVQPDNEYVEHCVALYPERFIGFYCINPLPDARDIESEVKLAIQKGFKGIKLAPLVHPMSFLEGNVNWIAELCSTYDIPLYTHVTVNEETNTFALESLVAKHPNTTIIIGHMGIGDVDQHAINLASEFPNVYLETSLAPILALKLAIKQAGVKKLLFGTEFPLSDAIVEREKINRLSLSDEEKQMILGGNFARLLTLTIPIEQRT; encoded by the coding sequence ATGATCATTGATTCTCATGCACATATTTCAAAGCGAACAGCTGCAAAACCAGAAATACTAATCCAAGATATGGATCTTGCCGGTATAGACAAAGCTGTCCTAGTACCAGGTGGTATGCTCGATATTCGGAAGATGTCAGAATATACAACCTTGAGAGAGAGACCTGAGCCAGTTCAACCAGATAACGAATATGTGGAACACTGTGTTGCCTTATACCCAGAAAGATTTATTGGATTTTATTGTATAAATCCATTGCCAGATGCTCGTGATATCGAAAGCGAAGTGAAACTCGCTATTCAAAAGGGGTTTAAAGGAATAAAACTTGCACCTCTTGTCCACCCAATGTCATTCCTAGAGGGCAATGTCAATTGGATCGCTGAATTATGTAGTACTTATGATATTCCTTTATACACGCATGTCACTGTCAATGAAGAGACTAACACATTTGCACTAGAATCATTAGTTGCAAAACATCCTAACACGACGATCATAATCGGTCATATGGGGATAGGGGATGTTGATCAACACGCAATTAATTTGGCAAGTGAGTTTCCGAATGTTTACTTAGAAACATCTTTAGCACCAATCCTCGCGCTTAAATTGGCGATCAAACAGGCAGGGGTAAAAAAACTATTGTTTGGGACTGAGTTTCCACTTTCAGATGCAATAGTTGAACGTGAAAAGATTAATCGCCTTTCACTTTCTGACGAAGAGAAACAAATGATTTTAGGTGGGAACTTTGCAAGACTTTTAACATTAACTATACCAATTGAACAAAGGACGTGA
- a CDS encoding 3-dehydroquinate synthase II, which translates to MNIKKALFDARNITEEQIESTLLTVNQSISFRGILLTYDQVEHLPISPRLEKHIVVDNMDQCRMFGSEEALTTIVSTNLRVLQLAREEGYKTCWYIRVIDQETMLEAVEYGMENPILIVDFKDETNIPLELVIAKLQNYEIEIIKRVVSTEDGRVSSDVMEVGADGILLTTTNMEEILDMNKFMQQSRNTQLDIVSATVTKVEHLDAGERACIDTTSLLTKEEAMIIGSTSSGGLMVCSETHYLPYMNTRPFRVNAGAVHSYVWCPNDTTEYITDLRVGNQVTVVDLNGNCRSVNVGRMKIEVRPLLLIECEYEGMKINAIVQDDWHIRIFDGDGNPKSATTFKPGDKIMAYMCEPGRHMGVKILETITEQ; encoded by the coding sequence ATGAATATTAAGAAGGCCTTATTTGATGCAAGAAATATAACTGAAGAACAGATAGAATCGACTCTATTGACTGTAAACCAAAGTATTTCTTTCCGTGGGATCCTATTAACATATGACCAGGTTGAACATTTACCTATTTCACCTCGTTTGGAAAAACATATCGTTGTTGACAATATGGACCAATGTAGAATGTTTGGCTCTGAGGAAGCATTAACGACAATTGTTTCAACCAACTTGAGAGTGCTCCAGCTTGCAAGAGAAGAGGGGTACAAAACGTGTTGGTATATTCGAGTAATCGACCAAGAAACAATGCTTGAAGCTGTTGAGTATGGAATGGAAAACCCGATTTTGATTGTAGATTTTAAAGATGAAACAAATATTCCGTTAGAACTAGTCATTGCGAAACTACAAAACTATGAAATTGAGATTATTAAGCGTGTTGTGAGTACGGAGGATGGAAGGGTATCTTCAGATGTAATGGAAGTGGGAGCAGATGGAATCCTGCTTACCACAACGAACATGGAGGAAATTTTGGATATGAATAAATTCATGCAGCAATCGCGCAATACTCAGTTAGATATTGTGAGCGCAACAGTAACCAAAGTAGAGCATTTGGATGCCGGTGAACGAGCATGTATTGATACTACAAGTTTATTAACAAAGGAAGAAGCAATGATAATTGGGTCGACCTCATCAGGCGGCTTAATGGTATGTAGTGAAACACATTACCTTCCTTATATGAATACTCGTCCATTCCGTGTCAATGCTGGTGCTGTCCATTCCTATGTGTGGTGTCCGAATGATACAACAGAATATATAACTGATTTACGAGTAGGAAACCAAGTCACAGTCGTTGACCTAAATGGTAATTGCCGGTCGGTTAATGTGGGACGAATGAAAATAGAGGTTAGACCACTGTTACTTATCGAATGTGAATACGAAGGCATGAAAATAAACGCAATTGTTCAGGATGACTGGCATATTAGAATATTTGATGGTGATGGAAATCCAAAAAGTGCTACAACCTTTAAACCGGGAGACAAAATTATGGCTTATATGTGTGAGCCTGGTCGACACATGGGCGTTAAGATTTTAGAAACAATAACGGAACAGTAA
- a CDS encoding phenylacetate--CoA ligase family protein, with product MTELSKVREQKFARLLESKNQSLFYRNKLETYNLNNVSLYDLPSLPLTTKEDLRLAEPYDLVGVAVSKIAHYHESSGTTGISSSSWFTLEDLQTAGNQLNQMGVNLSNEDLVLIRFPFALSCTAFLMQQACMQASAGMVPASSRTTITPYVKVLELMQKLNVSVFAGLARELEYLIETAKMMGLSMQEAFPNLRAACVAGELLGDHRKKYLESKLGVPVYGFYGSTETANIASMCEYGNMHISEEDFVIEVLNEQTKQPEKIGEKGLLAVTTLSHQGSPMLRYVNEDIVTVKETKCRCGHSGRQIIVHGRAKERIVNSKGTILEGLDIHEAIYRLPKVPLIWKIVESDEYLTAIVDFGDDSLSVTEIRNMEQHLTEFLDLPVIVRLANKGELINRQLFTENTISLKPVYIKLQEKNSKVELSL from the coding sequence GTGACAGAACTTTCTAAAGTAAGGGAACAAAAATTTGCACGTTTGCTTGAGTCAAAGAATCAGTCCCTTTTTTATAGAAACAAACTTGAAACTTACAATCTAAACAATGTATCCCTTTATGATCTACCTTCACTTCCATTAACGACAAAAGAGGATTTAAGATTAGCAGAACCCTATGATTTAGTAGGTGTGGCGGTATCAAAAATCGCTCATTATCATGAATCATCAGGCACAACTGGAATAAGTAGTTCATCCTGGTTTACACTTGAAGATTTACAGACAGCTGGAAATCAGTTGAATCAAATGGGGGTAAACCTTAGTAATGAAGATTTGGTATTAATTCGATTTCCCTTTGCTTTATCCTGTACAGCATTTTTAATGCAACAGGCATGTATGCAAGCTTCTGCAGGAATGGTTCCAGCAAGTAGCCGTACTACAATCACACCATATGTAAAAGTGTTAGAGCTCATGCAAAAACTAAATGTTTCAGTATTTGCGGGTTTGGCAAGAGAATTGGAATATTTAATAGAAACAGCGAAAATGATGGGATTGAGTATGCAGGAGGCTTTTCCGAATTTAAGAGCCGCTTGTGTAGCAGGAGAGTTACTTGGAGATCATAGGAAGAAATATTTAGAAAGTAAACTAGGGGTGCCTGTGTACGGATTTTATGGATCTACCGAAACAGCAAATATTGCTTCAATGTGTGAATATGGAAACATGCACATTTCGGAAGAAGATTTCGTGATCGAAGTGCTTAATGAACAGACGAAGCAGCCAGAAAAGATAGGTGAAAAAGGTCTACTAGCTGTAACAACATTATCACATCAAGGGTCACCTATGCTCAGGTATGTAAATGAGGATATCGTAACAGTAAAAGAAACGAAGTGTCGATGTGGACATAGTGGAAGGCAAATCATTGTCCATGGTCGTGCAAAAGAGAGAATTGTAAATTCTAAAGGAACTATTTTAGAAGGTTTAGATATTCACGAAGCTATTTATCGTTTACCAAAAGTCCCATTGATTTGGAAGATTGTTGAATCAGATGAATATTTAACTGCAATCGTTGATTTTGGAGACGACTCTTTATCAGTAACAGAGATACGTAACATGGAGCAACATTTAACAGAATTTTTAGATCTACCTGTAATCGTAAGGTTGGCTAATAAAGGTGAATTAATAAACCGACAATTATTTACTGAAAATACAATTAGCCTAAAACCAGTATACATAAAACTGCAGGAAAAAAATTCGAAAGTTGAGCTATCTCTATGA
- a CDS encoding ABC transporter ATP-binding protein, protein MSMITCEKVNKRYGERHVVKDLNLIIEKGEVFGLLGPNGAGKTTSISMMTSQSLPSDGNIIVNDLNAQQKQKQVKKIVGIVPQDIALYPMLSAIDNLKFFGELYGIKGKPLKEKVSELLELVGLTDRAKEPIKNYSGGMKRRINIAAALIHNPLVVFMDEPTVGIDPQSRNQIFDLIRLLKSQGITVVYTTHYMEEATVLCDRVAIVDGGQIIALGTVEELVAQVYGGVIELTCENDEEAIGLSENLSDISFVKNVRISEKRLELVVEDINQNVAVLLEKLNRKESSARVTNIMHPSLETLFLYKTGKKLRDS, encoded by the coding sequence ATGAGTATGATTACATGTGAAAAAGTAAATAAACGCTATGGTGAACGTCATGTTGTGAAGGATTTGAATTTAATCATAGAAAAAGGAGAGGTATTTGGATTATTAGGTCCAAATGGTGCAGGAAAAACAACTTCAATCTCTATGATGACATCACAATCTCTTCCAAGTGATGGAAATATTATAGTTAATGATCTTAATGCTCAACAGAAACAAAAACAAGTCAAAAAAATAGTTGGAATCGTTCCTCAAGATATTGCTCTTTATCCGATGCTAAGTGCCATTGATAATTTAAAGTTCTTTGGAGAGTTATATGGCATAAAAGGGAAGCCACTTAAAGAAAAGGTATCTGAATTACTAGAGTTAGTTGGTCTGACAGATCGTGCTAAGGAACCGATAAAAAATTACTCTGGTGGGATGAAACGTAGAATTAATATCGCAGCTGCATTAATTCATAATCCTTTGGTCGTATTTATGGATGAACCAACTGTCGGAATTGATCCACAGTCCCGAAATCAAATATTTGATTTGATTAGGTTATTAAAAAGTCAAGGTATTACAGTTGTCTACACTACTCATTATATGGAAGAAGCAACAGTGTTATGTGACCGGGTAGCGATCGTTGATGGTGGTCAAATCATTGCTTTGGGAACTGTAGAAGAGTTAGTGGCTCAAGTTTATGGAGGCGTAATAGAGCTCACTTGTGAAAATGATGAAGAAGCTATTGGTTTATCAGAAAACTTAAGTGATATCTCATTTGTGAAAAATGTTCGGATATCGGAAAAAAGGCTCGAATTAGTTGTTGAGGATATTAATCAAAACGTTGCAGTGTTACTTGAAAAGTTGAATCGTAAAGAGAGTAGTGCACGCGTTACAAATATTATGCATCCCTCTTTAGAGACATTATTTTTATATAAGACTGGGAAAAAATTAAGAGATTCATAG